The following is a genomic window from Gemmatimonadaceae bacterium.
GTCCGGCCATTCTGCTCGCAACGCACGGATCCGTCGTTCATCGAGCGTGCTGCGACTTTCTTCGAGCTGCTGGCTATTCGCTCGCTCCGAGTGATACGTCCGTCGCGTCGATCGATGACACAGACGAAATCCTCGCCACGCCAGTATAACGAGTAGGTGAGAGCGTGACAGCCGTTCGATACGATCCGACGGGCGACGCTCGAACGATCCTCGCTCCGGCGAGCGCGCACTTCCGCCTCCTCTGGGTCAACCACTTCGCCGTCGCCCCCTCCGATGGCGGCGGCACGCGCCACTTCGACCTCGCCCACGGCCTACGCCCCCACGGCTGGCACGTCACGATCGCCGCCTCCGACTTCCACCTCCACTCGCGGGGCTATACCCGACGCACGGCGCCCGAAGAAAATTCCGCGATCGCCGAACGCGTCGATGACGTCGACTTCCTCTGGCTCTACGCCCCGCCCTACAAACGCAACGACTGGCGACGCGCCCGCAACTGGCTCTCGTTCTCGCGCTCCCTCGGCCGCCTTTCGCCTAACGCAACACGGCCCGACGTGATCATCGGATCCTCGCCGCACCTCTTCGCCGCCCACGCCGCGTACCGCATGGCCCGCCGACTTTGCGTACCCTTCGTCCTCGAGATCCGAGACCTCTGGCCCGAAAGCATCGTCGCCGCCGGCGGCCGCCGCGGTCCTGCCTACCACACCCTCGGCGCCCTCGCCAAACACCTCTACGCCCGAGCCGACCGCATCATCATCCTCGCCCGAGGCACCGGCGACCACCTCGCCGCCCGCGGCGTCGACTGCCGCAAGATGGTCTACGTGCCTAACGGAGCTGATCCCGCGCCAAACCCGCACCCGTGGCCGGCGCCCGACGCACCATTCACGCTCGTCTACGCCGGCGCCCACGGCCCCGCCAACGGCCTCGACACGGTGCTCGACGCCGCCGCGCTTGTCAAAGACCGGCCGATCCGCATTCTCCTCGTCGGCGACGGACCCGCCAAAGCCGCTCTCGCCGCTCGCGCCGCGCGCGAGCAACTGCCTAACGTCGAGTTCCGCGACCCCGTCCCCAAGACGGCCATGCCGGACCTCCTCGCCTCGGCCCACGCGGGCCTCATGGTCCTCCGCGACGCGCCACTCTTCGCCTTCGGCGTGAGCCCGAATAAACTCTTCGACTACCTCGCCGCGGGACTGCCCGTCGTCTGCAACGTCCCCGGCGAAGTTGCCGGCATGCTCCGCGATGCGGCCGCCGGAGAACAGGCCGCGGACTCGTCGGCGCGCGCACTCGCCGACGCCATCGTCCGCCTCGCCAAACGCCCGCCGGACACGCTCCGCACCATGGGCGACGCCGCACGCGACTGGATCTCCCGCGAACACAGCCGCCCCGTCCTCGCCCAACGACTCGACGCGGCCCTCCGCCCGCTCGTCGCCACGTGATCGTCGCACGCCCCGCCCGATGCCCGTGACGCCCACGCCCCGCGACTGGCCCGCCATCGCCGCCACCATCGCGCGCACCTACGGCCTCCGCGGCCTCGCCCAACGCGCCACCCACGAAACCCGCCGCGCGTTAGGCGCGTTCCGCGCCACACCCCGCCGTGTCATCGACTTCGCCCCGGCGCCCATGCGCCACCCATTCGCCGTCGATGCCGCCGCCCTCACCCATGCCACCAACCCCGCGCAAGCCCTGGCCCGCGCCGACCGCGTCCTCGCCGGCGACTACCAGGCCTATCGCACCGTCTGGCGCCCCATCCCCGCCGGCCCGGCGGCCTGGCACCGCGCGCCTAACGAAATCGAAGTCGAAGCCGACCTGCCCTGGTGGCGCGCGTTCCCGCGCGAGGACGCCGGCGTCGACGTCAAAGACATCTGGGAACCGGCACGCTTCGGCTGGACCTACGACCTCGTCCGCGCGTGGATCGTCACCCGCGACGACCGCTACGCCCAAGCCTTCCACCACCGCCTCGCCGATTGGATCGAAAGCAGCCCGCCCTTCCGCGGCGTCCACTGGGCCTGCGGACAGGAATCCACCATCCGCGCCATCGCGCTCCTCTACGCCGAGGCGAACCTCGTCGGCGCGCCGTCGAGCGATGAACACGCCATGGCGCGCATCACCTCCGTCCTCGCGGCAACGGGCGAACGGGTGAACGACGCCATCGGCCACGCCCTCTCGCAGCGCAACAACCACGGCATCTCCGAAGCGGTCGGCTTGCTTGCGTTAGGCGCACGCTTCCGCGGCACGCACCCCGCCGCCGTCGCCTGGGCCAGCCGCGGCCGCCGCCTCCTCGAACGCCTCATCCTCGCCCAGTTCGCCGAGGACGGCTGGTACATCCAGCACTCGTTCAACTACCTCCGCCTGGCGCTCGACATGTGCATCGTCGCGCGGCGCCTGCTCCTCGCGTCAAGCATCGACTTCTCCCTCGATGCCACCGAGCGCCTTCGCGCGGCCACCGAGCTGCTCCTCGCGGTCATCGACCCCGACACGGGATCCGTGCCCAACCACGGCCACAACGATGGCGCCTTCGTCCATCCGATCACGCTCCGCGCCTACCGCGATTACCGCCCGGTCGTCACCGCTGCCTGCGCGTCGTTCGACGTCCCGCTCCCATCCAACGTCGCGCCCGACGGCGAGACGCTCGCGTGGTTAGGCCTCCCAAGCCCGCGGCAAGGCGAACCCTTGGGCGACGGCGTCCACTCCGGCGTCTCGGGTTGGGCATCGGCGCGCGCGGGCAGCACCGCGGTGTTCCTCCGCGCCGGCTCGTATACGTCGCGCCCCGGACACCTCGACGCACTCCACGTCGACGTCCGCCTCGCCGGACGCGACACCATCGTCGACGGCGGCACCTTCGCCTACTTGGGCCCGCTCCCGTGGCGCAACGCGCTGGCCGCCGCCCGTATCCACAACGGCCCGCTCGTCGACAACCAGGAACCCGGGCTCCGCGGACCGCGCTTCCTCTGGCTCCGCTGGCCTAACGCAAAGCTGCTCCGCGCCGCCCGCGAAGGCGACACCATGGTGCTGTCCGCCGAGGTCCCCGAGCGCGTCCGCCGAACGGTCC
Proteins encoded in this region:
- a CDS encoding glycosyltransferase family 4 protein, whose amino-acid sequence is MTAVRYDPTGDARTILAPASAHFRLLWVNHFAVAPSDGGGTRHFDLAHGLRPHGWHVTIAASDFHLHSRGYTRRTAPEENSAIAERVDDVDFLWLYAPPYKRNDWRRARNWLSFSRSLGRLSPNATRPDVIIGSSPHLFAAHAAYRMARRLCVPFVLEIRDLWPESIVAAGGRRGPAYHTLGALAKHLYARADRIIILARGTGDHLAARGVDCRKMVYVPNGADPAPNPHPWPAPDAPFTLVYAGAHGPANGLDTVLDAAALVKDRPIRILLVGDGPAKAALAARAAREQLPNVEFRDPVPKTAMPDLLASAHAGLMVLRDAPLFAFGVSPNKLFDYLAAGLPVVCNVPGEVAGMLRDAAAGEQAADSSARALADAIVRLAKRPPDTLRTMGDAARDWISREHSRPVLAQRLDAALRPLVAT
- a CDS encoding heparinase II/III family protein produces the protein MTPTPRDWPAIAATIARTYGLRGLAQRATHETRRALGAFRATPRRVIDFAPAPMRHPFAVDAAALTHATNPAQALARADRVLAGDYQAYRTVWRPIPAGPAAWHRAPNEIEVEADLPWWRAFPREDAGVDVKDIWEPARFGWTYDLVRAWIVTRDDRYAQAFHHRLADWIESSPPFRGVHWACGQESTIRAIALLYAEANLVGAPSSDEHAMARITSVLAATGERVNDAIGHALSQRNNHGISEAVGLLALGARFRGTHPAAVAWASRGRRLLERLILAQFAEDGWYIQHSFNYLRLALDMCIVARRLLLASSIDFSLDATERLRAATELLLAVIDPDTGSVPNHGHNDGAFVHPITLRAYRDYRPVVTAACASFDVPLPSNVAPDGETLAWLGLPSPRQGEPLGDGVHSGVSGWASARAGSTAVFLRAGSYTSRPGHLDALHVDVRLAGRDTIVDGGTFAYLGPLPWRNALAAARIHNGPLVDNQEPGLRGPRFLWLRWPNAKLLRAAREGDTMVLSAEVPERVRRTVRVERELVRVDDLILTSTASTVAVRWLLHPSADPAILHVDGDSTTHEARESEVMGWYSPAYGVRLPANWIEVQRPAVLGLHISCDIGTRHSSTPKRGLGLEVMDSALPTVD